The Lepisosteus oculatus isolate fLepOcu1 chromosome 4, fLepOcu1.hap2, whole genome shotgun sequence genome window below encodes:
- the rpusd4 gene encoding pseudouridylate synthase RPUSD4, mitochondrial, giving the protein MYGFSKSGAFTSLSTHNLPRMYVARCLDRLIGRHGVMCANLGEARSICVLAAVVARTLRPHSAATGQKRGLKTVVGRENTDSPKLKASDLAEKIRQEKKQPRETKTEGPSSPVLRRVRELHQFSQQLQRVHPNVLAKDLKRGMLLANEQLVAINKPYGVPVHGGPGVKNSIADVLPVLAKMIGGMKAGPLHLCHRLDKDTTGVMLLGKSEEAADHIHQLFKTHQVEKKYWVLSVGVPVPSEGVIDIPIIEKEVAGPQPHYKMSLSPLYRISEEGQKVSRVRANREAHSAVTQYRVLDSAGGCSLVELQPITGVKHQIRVHMAYGLGCQILGDHKYANWSKLAPQKLPEKVLQRLGLEQSKARHLPIHLHARGLVLPGAPGVSLSCPLPRFFLGSLRRLGIQLPEQ; this is encoded by the exons ATGTATGGTTTTTCTAAGTCCGGGGCTTTTACAAGTTTGTCAACTCACAATCTACCCAGAATGTATGTAGCTCGCTGTCTTGACCGCCTGATAGGGCGACATGGAGTCATGTGCGCGAATTTAGGGGAAGCCCGGTCAATTTGTGTCCTAGCGGCTGTGGTCGCCCGGACTCTCCGGCCACACAGCGCTGCGACCGGGCAGAAAAGGGGACTGAAGACCGTCGTCGGGAGGGAAAACACGGATTCCCCGAAGCTGAAAGCCAGCGACCTGGCCGAGAAAATTCGCCAAGAAAAGAAACAGCCAAGGGAAACGAAAACCGAG GGACCCTCGTCTCCGGTTCTGCGGCGAGTCCGAGAGCTCCACCAGTTCAGCCAGCAGCTCCAGAGGGTCCATCCCAACGTGCTGGCCAAGGATCTGAAGAGGGGCATGCTGTTGGCGAACGAGCAGCTGGTCGCCATCAACAAGCCCTACGGGGTCCCAGTGCATG GTGGACCAGGAGTGAAAAACAGCATCGCAGACGTGCTGCCCGTCCTCGCCAAGATGATTGGTGGCATGAAGGCAGGACCTCTGCATCTGTGCCACCGTTTAGACAAGGACACAACCGGGGTGATGCTGCTGGGCAAGAGCGAGGAGGCGGCCGACCATATTCACCAGCTCTTCAAAACCCACCAGGTGGAGAAGAAGTACTG GGTGCTGAGTGTTGGGGTTCCAGTACCCTCGGAGGGTGTGATCGACATCCCCATCATTGAGAAAGAAGTCGCTGGGCCTCAGCCACACTACAAG ATGTCTTTGAGCCCCTTGTACAGGATTTCGGAGGAAGGCCAGAAGgtgtcccgggttcgagccaacCGGGAGGCTCACAGTGCTGTGACCCAATACCGTGTGCTAGACAGCGCTGGGGGCTGCAGCTTAGTTGAGCTTCAGCCAATCACAG GGGTGAAGCACCAAATCCGTGTGCACATGGCCTATGGGCTGGGATGCCAGATCCTGGGAGACCACAAATATGCCAACTGGAGTAAACTGGCGCCGCAG AAGCTGCCGGAGAAGGTCCTGCAGCGGCTGGGCCTGGAGCAGAGCAAGGCCCGACACCTCCCAATCCACCTGCACGCCCGCGGGCTCGTCCTGCCCGGCGCCCCGGGGGTCagcctctcctgccccctgccccGGTTCTTCCTCGGCTCGCTGCGCAGGCTGGGAATCCAGCTCCCGGAGCAGTGA